Within Petrotoga sibirica DSM 13575, the genomic segment TCAAAGAAACTTCAAAATATGACCGATGAGGAATTAGACAATTATTTTTGGGAATTAGTTGAAAAGGTAGTAGATCCATTAGTAAATATGGCAGAAACGCATACCTCTCCTTCTATAGAAAGGTCTGTCTTGTTGAGAATGGGGTTTAATTCCCTTCAGGCAAAGGCGTTGGTTGATAAGATTGTACAAGAAAATTTATTATCAAAGGGAGCGGGGAATGTAGTATACAAAATTGCAAAACAAAAAAATATTGGAATAATGGAAGCAGGCGAGGCATTATTAAACGGTCGTTTTTGGGATGATGTTGAGAATATCTTTAGAGGTGGTGATTCAAATGAAACTTCGACCAAATGAAAAGATCAACATAGAAGATATTTTAAACGATTTGGAACATTACACACCAAGAAGAAAAGGATGGGCTTGGAGGAAGAAATTACCCGAAGGAACCAAAAAAAGTGATTTTAATTATTATGAGATAAGTGAGGATTTGAAAAACTCAATTCCTCTTCCTGCGGCTCATTACTTTGATAACTTAGATCCACAACCAGACACGGTGATAACATCAGAAATCGCTTCAGGAAGGTTTGAGGAAGATGTTAGAAGAATGCGCATGGCTGCTTGGCACGGAGCAGATCATATAATGGTCATAAGAACACTTGGGCAAAGCCATATAGACGGTCTTATAGAAGGAACCCCTGAAGGTATTGGTGGGATACCAATAACGAGAAAACAGTTGAGGGCAACTAGAAAAGCACTTGATTTAATTGAAGACGAAGTAGGTAGGCCTATAAACTTTCATAGTTATGTTTCAGGTGTAGCAGGCCCTGAAATAGCCGTGTTGTTCGCCGAAGAGGGGGTTAATGGAGCTCACCAAGATCCACAGTACAATATTTTGTACAGAGGTATCAATCCAATTAGATCTTTTGTGGATGCTGCCATTGCTAAGAAAGTGATGGCTTGGGCGAATATACTACAAATAGATGGTGCCCATAACGCGAACGCTTCTGCTAAAAAAGCTAGAAACGTGATGCCGGAACTTTTGGTCCAACATGGTATAAACTCTCTATTTTCCTTAAAAGTAGGCATGAAAAAAGAAAATATCGCTCTATCAACCGTTCCTCCTGTAGTTTCCCCTTCTCCTGAGTTCAGAATCAACTTGGTCTATGCAGTAACATTGAGAGAACTATTTAAAGGCTACAAGTTCAGAGCTCAAATGAACACAAGGTACATTGAATCTGATTTATTCGATGCCACAAGGATTCATGTTTTAAATACCCTCATTTCTCGATTAACCTCCGCGGACATTCAATCTACTATTACTCCCGATGAAGGAAGAAATGTGCCTTGGCACGTTAACTCTATAAGGGGTGTTGAAACAGCTAAACATACATTGATATCAGCGGATAACATTAAACAATACCTCAAAATCGATGAAGAAAAAATAAGAAAAGAAGTAAGAGAATTGAAGATGCGAGCAATATTAATGCTTGAAGAGATAATAGAAATGGGTGGATATTTTGAAGCCTTAGAAAATGGTATGTTCGTAGATAACGGATACTATCCTGAAAGAGCAGGAGACGGAATAGCCAGAAAAAAGAACGGAGAAATAGCTGCAGGCTCCGTTGTACCAAGGGATAAAGATTATATGGCACCCGTTTGTGAACATTTTGGATACAATGCTTTGCCTGAAGAATTAGAAAGACCTTGCGATTTAATCGGTGGTTGTACCTTACATAACAGAGAGAAGATTCAATTTATTGACGAGTTAGATGAGAGTGATAACGTCGAAAAAAGATTGCAAGAAATAAAAGAATACAAAAAAAACAATCTTATAAAGCCAGAAGTTGAATGGGGTTACGATGGTTGGATACAACTTGATATGACAATCCCTGAATCTGAAGAGTACGCAAAAGCTGCGGCGGTTGAAATATGTAAAAAAATGGGATTAGAAGATATTCATGTTATTCATTCTGCCGTGTTACATCCATCAGAAGGGACTTATCTCGAATTGAAGGCAAAGGTACCCTTTTTTGTTAAAAAAGATGAATTAGAACTTCCCCAAAAGAACGATGTGATGAGTGATGAAGAGCTTTTTGAATTTTTTGGTAAGCACAAGGTCAAAGTAGTGGCCGGAACTATAGGTAACGATGAACACAACATAGGTATCAGGGAAATACTAGATATAAAACATGGAGGTATAGAAAAATATGGAATAAACTACGTTTATCTTGGCACTTCTGTACCACCAGAAAAAATCATAGATAGTGCCATAGAAGTTGGAGCCCATGCGGTTTTAGCTTCAATGATTATTACTCATAATGAAGTC encodes:
- the oraE gene encoding D-ornithine 4,5-aminomutase subunit OraE, which translates into the protein MKLRPNEKINIEDILNDLEHYTPRRKGWAWRKKLPEGTKKSDFNYYEISEDLKNSIPLPAAHYFDNLDPQPDTVITSEIASGRFEEDVRRMRMAAWHGADHIMVIRTLGQSHIDGLIEGTPEGIGGIPITRKQLRATRKALDLIEDEVGRPINFHSYVSGVAGPEIAVLFAEEGVNGAHQDPQYNILYRGINPIRSFVDAAIAKKVMAWANILQIDGAHNANASAKKARNVMPELLVQHGINSLFSLKVGMKKENIALSTVPPVVSPSPEFRINLVYAVTLRELFKGYKFRAQMNTRYIESDLFDATRIHVLNTLISRLTSADIQSTITPDEGRNVPWHVNSIRGVETAKHTLISADNIKQYLKIDEEKIRKEVRELKMRAILMLEEIIEMGGYFEALENGMFVDNGYYPERAGDGIARKKNGEIAAGSVVPRDKDYMAPVCEHFGYNALPEELERPCDLIGGCTLHNREKIQFIDELDESDNVEKRLQEIKEYKKNNLIKPEVEWGYDGWIQLDMTIPESEEYAKAAAVEICKKMGLEDIHVIHSAVLHPSEGTYLELKAKVPFFVKKDELELPQKNDVMSDEELFEFFGKHKVKVVAGTIGNDEHNIGIREILDIKHGGIEKYGINYVYLGTSVPPEKIIDSAIEVGAHAVLASMIITHNEVHVENMKKLHEIAVEKGVRDKLLLIVGGTQITNDLATNNYMDAGFGRGTKGNHVATFLAKKLKEREERE
- a CDS encoding ornithine aminomutase subunit alpha, whose product is MKERVDDFQERSKKLQNMTDEELDNYFWELVEKVVDPLVNMAETHTSPSIERSVLLRMGFNSLQAKALVDKIVQENLLSKGAGNVVYKIAKQKNIGIMEAGEALLNGRFWDDVENIFRGGDSNETSTK